The following proteins are co-located in the Mesorhizobium sp. M1E.F.Ca.ET.045.02.1.1 genome:
- a CDS encoding gamma-glutamylcyclotransferase: protein MGDFWVFGYGSLIWRPGFAHVETRRARLYGYRRSLCVYSFVHRGTRERPGLVLGLDRGGSCIGLAFRVPGDLRNEVLSYLRERELVTNVYLERMLDVRLDGNAAGGGRTVEAVAYIVDRAHEQYAGGLDASHAAAVVRGAVGQSGRNEDYVLSTLEHLEALGIRDHWLEQVGRRVAPS, encoded by the coding sequence ATGGGCGATTTTTGGGTTTTTGGCTATGGGTCGCTGATCTGGCGGCCGGGATTCGCACATGTCGAGACGCGGCGCGCCCGTCTTTACGGCTATCGCCGGTCGCTTTGCGTCTATTCCTTCGTGCATCGCGGCACGCGTGAAAGACCGGGCCTGGTGCTGGGCCTCGACCGAGGCGGCTCCTGCATCGGCCTCGCCTTTCGCGTGCCCGGCGACTTGCGGAACGAAGTGCTTTCCTATCTGCGCGAACGCGAGCTGGTGACCAACGTCTATCTCGAACGCATGCTCGATGTCCGGCTCGATGGGAACGCGGCGGGAGGAGGCCGAACGGTCGAGGCGGTCGCCTACATCGTCGATCGCGCGCATGAGCAATATGCCGGCGGCCTCGACGCCAGCCATGCCGCGGCAGTCGTGCGCGGCGCCGTCGGTCAATCGGGCAGGAACGAAGACTATGTCTTGAGCACGCTCGAACACCTGGAGGCGCTTGGCATTCGCGACCACTGGCTGGAGCAGGTGGGGCGGCGGGTAGCGCCTTCGTGA
- a CDS encoding sugar kinase, with translation MAGPVKLLSVGAFTLDTILRVDQLPTHQGKFIASDGVQIASGMATSAACAAHRLGAHVSLWASAGDDAVGDRLIAEIEAEGVDCSLVRRVAGARSALAAILVDAHGERMIVPFYDGQAQADPNTLPLADLSAFDAVLVDVRWPGAAALALTAARDAGCPAILDADTAPVEVLERLLPLASHIVASEPAARIVCGHALDPESACADLASRTDAFVAVTGGAAGTWWHDRESGRVRHVEAPKVKAVDTLAAGDVFHGAFAVGLAEAMPPEKALRFASAAAALKCLRFGGRLGAPDRAETLAMMAAHRPPAQQSREGC, from the coding sequence ATGGCGGGCCCGGTCAAACTGCTCAGCGTCGGCGCATTCACCCTCGACACGATCCTGCGCGTCGACCAGCTTCCCACGCATCAGGGCAAGTTCATCGCCAGCGACGGCGTCCAGATCGCCTCCGGCATGGCGACGAGCGCCGCCTGCGCCGCGCATCGCCTCGGCGCCCACGTGTCGCTTTGGGCGAGCGCGGGAGACGATGCAGTCGGCGACCGGTTGATTGCCGAGATCGAGGCGGAAGGCGTCGACTGTAGCCTGGTCCGCCGCGTCGCCGGCGCGCGCTCGGCGCTGGCCGCGATCCTGGTCGATGCCCATGGCGAGCGCATGATCGTGCCGTTCTACGACGGACAAGCTCAGGCCGACCCAAACACGCTGCCGCTTGCCGATCTTTCCGCCTTCGACGCCGTGCTGGTGGATGTGCGCTGGCCGGGCGCCGCCGCACTTGCCTTGACGGCAGCCCGGGACGCGGGTTGTCCGGCGATCCTCGACGCCGATACAGCACCGGTCGAGGTGCTGGAGCGGCTCTTACCTTTAGCCTCGCATATCGTCGCCTCGGAACCTGCGGCGCGCATCGTCTGCGGCCACGCGCTCGACCCGGAAAGCGCCTGCGCCGATCTTGCTTCGCGCACCGACGCCTTTGTCGCGGTGACCGGAGGCGCTGCCGGAACCTGGTGGCATGACCGGGAAAGCGGCCGCGTCCGACATGTCGAGGCGCCGAAGGTCAAGGCTGTCGACACGCTGGCCGCCGGCGACGTCTTCCACGGTGCTTTTGCCGTCGGCCTTGCCGAAGCGATGCCGCCCGAAAAGGCGCTGCGCTTTGCCAGCGCCGCCGCCGCGCTCAAATGCCTGCGTTTCGGCGGCCGGCTCGGCGCCCCTGACCGGGCCGAAACGCTGGCGATGATGGCGGCCCACCGGCCGCCAGCGCAACAGAGCCGTGAAGGCTGCTGA
- a CDS encoding prephenate/arogenate dehydrogenase family protein: MTSPMFERIALVGIGLIGSSLARVIRREGLGRHIAIATRSKSTLKRAEELGLGDSYTTEAKEAARDADLVIVSVPVGSSGAVAAEIAPALKKGAILTDVGSTKASVIAQIEPHVPEGVHFIPGHPLAGTEKSGPDAGFADLFDNRWCIFTPLPGTDPEALEKLSEFWRRCGSNIDTMDPQHHDMTLAIVSHLPHIIAYNIVGTADDLESVTKTEVIKYSASGFRDFTRLAASDPTMWRDVCLHNKDAILEMLARFSEDLASLQRAIRWGDGEKLFDLFTRTRAIRRSIIEAGQDIDVPDFGRQAVEHPDIKT; the protein is encoded by the coding sequence ATGACATCACCGATGTTCGAAAGAATAGCGCTGGTCGGCATCGGCCTGATCGGCTCGTCGCTCGCCCGCGTCATCCGGCGCGAGGGCCTGGGGCGCCATATCGCCATCGCGACGCGCAGCAAGTCGACCCTCAAGCGAGCCGAGGAACTCGGTCTCGGCGATTCCTACACGACCGAGGCCAAGGAAGCGGCGCGCGACGCCGATCTCGTCATCGTCTCGGTGCCGGTCGGATCGTCCGGCGCGGTCGCCGCCGAGATCGCGCCGGCACTGAAGAAGGGCGCGATCCTCACCGACGTCGGCTCGACCAAGGCCTCGGTGATCGCGCAGATCGAGCCGCATGTGCCGGAGGGCGTGCATTTCATCCCCGGCCATCCGCTGGCCGGCACGGAAAAATCGGGGCCGGATGCCGGCTTCGCCGATCTTTTCGACAACCGCTGGTGCATCTTCACGCCGCTGCCGGGCACCGACCCGGAGGCGCTGGAGAAGCTGTCGGAGTTCTGGCGGCGCTGCGGCTCCAACATCGACACGATGGACCCGCAGCATCACGACATGACCTTGGCCATCGTCTCGCATCTGCCGCACATCATCGCCTACAACATCGTCGGCACCGCCGACGACCTGGAATCGGTGACCAAGACGGAAGTCATCAAATATTCCGCTTCCGGCTTCCGCGACTTCACCCGTCTGGCGGCCTCCGACCCGACCATGTGGCGCGACGTGTGCCTGCACAACAAGGACGCGATCCTGGAGATGCTGGCGCGCTTCTCGGAGGATCTGGCCTCGCTGCAGCGGGCGATCCGCTGGGGCGACGGCGAAAAACTGTTCGACCTCTTCACCCGCACGCGCGCCATCCGCCGCTCGATCATCGAGGCCGGCCAGGACATCGACGTGCCGGATTTCGGACGCCAGGCGGTCGAGCACCCCGACATCAAAACCTGA
- the hisC gene encoding histidinol-phosphate transaminase → MKQDQPRPTPRAGIMDIEAYVPGKSTAPAGVTKVYKLSSNENPLGPSPKAIEAAREVAAKLDVYPDGSARRLREAIAEVHGLNPANIICSNGSDEILGLLAQTYLAPGDEAVFTEHAFMVYKIYIQAAGAKPVAVKETDERADVNAILAAVTPRTKIVFLANPNNPTGTYVPFQEVRRLHAALPKNVLLVLDAAYAEYVRRNDYEAGIELAGSSENVVMTRTFSKLGLGGARIGWMYGPAHIVDAINRVRGPFNVNATAIEAGIAAIRDRAHVERSVAHNEKWLAWVSEQVTLLGLRVTPSVGNFVLIHFPDDKRHSAAAADDYLSARGYILRRVTGYGFPNALRMSIGTEEANRGVVEALTTFLKS, encoded by the coding sequence ATGAAGCAGGATCAGCCACGTCCGACGCCCCGCGCGGGTATCATGGACATCGAGGCCTATGTGCCGGGAAAGAGCACCGCGCCCGCCGGCGTGACGAAGGTCTACAAGCTGTCGTCCAACGAGAATCCGCTCGGGCCCTCGCCGAAGGCGATCGAGGCCGCGCGCGAGGTGGCGGCGAAGCTCGACGTCTATCCCGACGGCTCCGCCCGCCGGCTGCGCGAGGCGATCGCCGAGGTGCATGGCCTCAACCCGGCAAACATCATTTGCTCGAACGGCTCCGACGAGATCCTGGGCCTCCTGGCGCAGACATATCTGGCGCCCGGAGACGAAGCCGTGTTCACCGAACATGCCTTCATGGTCTACAAGATCTACATCCAGGCGGCGGGCGCCAAGCCGGTGGCGGTCAAGGAAACCGACGAGCGCGCCGACGTCAACGCGATCCTGGCCGCCGTCACGCCGCGTACGAAAATCGTATTCCTTGCCAACCCCAACAATCCGACCGGCACCTATGTGCCGTTCCAGGAGGTGCGCCGGCTGCACGCGGCGCTGCCGAAGAACGTGCTTCTGGTGCTCGACGCGGCCTATGCCGAATATGTGCGGCGCAACGACTACGAAGCCGGCATCGAGCTGGCGGGCAGTTCCGAGAACGTCGTCATGACCCGCACCTTCTCCAAGCTCGGCCTCGGCGGCGCGCGCATCGGCTGGATGTATGGGCCGGCGCATATCGTCGACGCGATCAATCGGGTGCGCGGTCCCTTCAACGTCAACGCGACCGCGATCGAGGCGGGGATCGCGGCGATCCGTGACCGCGCCCATGTCGAGCGCAGCGTGGCACACAACGAGAAATGGCTGGCCTGGGTCAGCGAACAGGTGACCCTGCTCGGGCTGCGCGTGACGCCCAGCGTCGGCAATTTCGTGCTGATCCATTTTCCCGACGACAAGAGGCATTCGGCGGCGGCCGCGGACGACTATCTGAGCGCGCGCGGCTATATCCTGCGCCGCGTCACCGGCTACGGCTTTCCCAACGCGCTGCGCATGAGCATCGGCACCGAAGAGGCCAACCGCGGCGTCGTCGAAGCGCTGACGACTTTCCTGAAAAGCTAG
- a CDS encoding aldo/keto reductase: MQKRRLGHTDLSIAPLVLGGNVFGWTADEKTSFDLLDRFAEAGFNAVDTADAYSRWAPGNKGGESETIIGNWMKSRGNRDRIVVITKVGSDMGQGRRDLSAAYIEKAVDQSLKRLQTDVIDLYLSHWPDPATPYEETLGAYQRLLEKGKIRYPGCSNLDAGQLRAALDVASLRGLPRYEVLQPEYNLYDRSSLDGALLDLCKAEGLGVITYFSLAKGFLSGKYRGKADLGQSERGEDVAEYLNERGMRILSALDAAAGRHSAKQAEVALAWIMARPGITAPIASATTSAQMDSLIRAASLKLSADDIAALDRASA, from the coding sequence TTGCAGAAACGCCGTCTCGGTCACACCGACCTTTCCATCGCGCCGCTGGTTCTGGGGGGCAACGTGTTCGGCTGGACCGCCGACGAGAAGACGTCCTTCGACCTCCTCGACCGCTTTGCCGAGGCCGGCTTCAATGCCGTCGACACCGCCGACGCCTATTCGCGCTGGGCTCCGGGCAACAAGGGCGGCGAATCCGAAACCATCATCGGCAACTGGATGAAGAGCCGCGGCAACCGCGACAGAATAGTCGTCATCACCAAGGTCGGTTCCGACATGGGGCAGGGCAGGCGGGATTTGTCCGCGGCCTATATCGAGAAGGCGGTCGATCAATCGCTGAAGCGGCTGCAGACCGATGTCATCGACCTCTATTTGTCGCATTGGCCGGACCCGGCCACGCCTTACGAGGAAACGCTCGGCGCCTATCAGCGCCTGCTCGAAAAGGGCAAGATCCGCTATCCGGGCTGCTCCAACCTCGATGCCGGGCAATTGCGCGCGGCGCTCGACGTCGCCAGCTTGCGGGGCCTGCCTCGTTATGAGGTGCTGCAGCCCGAATACAATTTGTACGACCGCTCCTCGCTGGACGGCGCGCTGCTCGACCTCTGCAAGGCGGAGGGCCTGGGCGTCATCACCTATTTCAGCCTCGCCAAGGGGTTCCTGAGCGGCAAATACCGCGGCAAGGCCGATCTCGGCCAGAGCGAGCGCGGCGAAGACGTGGCCGAATATCTCAACGAGCGCGGCATGCGCATCCTCTCCGCGCTCGATGCCGCGGCCGGGCGCCACTCGGCCAAGCAGGCGGAAGTGGCGCTTGCCTGGATCATGGCGCGCCCAGGCATCACCGCGCCGATCGCCAGCGCCACGACATCCGCCCAGATGGACAGCCTGATCCGCGCCGCGTCGCTCAAGCTTTCCGCCGATGACATCGCCGCGCTCGACCGGGCCAGCGCCTAA
- a CDS encoding DUF2125 domain-containing protein, with translation MTSSDERSRKPRRRLFWLAAFILVLFALYSAGWFYLAGRVKTEADQASAKLEAKGIAAGCANLAVSGYPLSFTVSCDSLAYQDDAKNIAASTGNFNAVAQITQPLSPAADVRGPLRTLAPGMPPLWIDWDKLHATVRLSWPLPRRVSLQAEGLSGQTDPADDSDPAELFYAARAAGQLEPKGQDVTYTGSFADLEIDADAIGGRALPALDGGGEATVKNGVALIAAPPKSLRGQSVDIAKLDLSSGTARLTVSGPISVDAEGLIDANLTIKLKDPKAVAAILAGAIPEHKSEIEQGFAGIAMLGSEPSMPLKVVKGKASLGFIPLGKIKPVD, from the coding sequence ATGACGTCAAGTGACGAGCGATCGCGCAAACCTCGCCGCCGGCTGTTCTGGCTTGCCGCGTTCATCCTGGTGCTGTTCGCGCTCTACAGCGCCGGCTGGTTCTACCTCGCCGGCCGGGTCAAGACCGAGGCCGACCAGGCATCGGCTAAACTCGAGGCCAAAGGCATCGCCGCCGGCTGCGCCAACCTTGCCGTCAGCGGTTATCCGCTGAGCTTCACTGTCTCCTGCGACAGCCTGGCCTATCAGGATGACGCCAAGAACATCGCCGCCTCCACCGGCAACTTCAATGCCGTCGCCCAGATCACGCAGCCATTGTCGCCGGCGGCCGATGTCAGGGGACCACTCAGAACCTTGGCGCCAGGCATGCCGCCGCTTTGGATCGACTGGGACAAGCTGCACGCGACGGTCAGGCTGTCCTGGCCCCTGCCCCGACGCGTTTCGCTGCAGGCCGAAGGATTGTCGGGCCAGACCGACCCGGCAGATGATTCCGATCCGGCCGAGCTGTTCTATGCGGCAAGGGCCGCCGGGCAGTTGGAACCCAAGGGCCAGGATGTGACCTATACCGGCAGTTTCGCCGATCTCGAGATCGACGCCGACGCGATCGGCGGGCGAGCGCTGCCGGCGCTTGACGGCGGCGGCGAGGCGACAGTGAAGAATGGCGTCGCGCTGATCGCGGCGCCGCCGAAAAGCCTGCGCGGCCAGTCGGTCGACATCGCCAAGCTCGACCTGTCGTCGGGGACGGCGCGCCTGACGGTGTCCGGGCCAATCTCTGTCGACGCCGAAGGCCTGATCGACGCTAATCTCACGATCAAGCTCAAGGACCCCAAGGCGGTGGCGGCCATCCTTGCCGGCGCCATTCCCGAGCATAAAAGCGAGATCGAGCAGGGCTTTGCCGGCATTGCCATGCTCGGCAGCGAGCCGTCCATGCCGCTCAAGGTCGTCAAGGGCAAGGCTTCGCTCGGCTTCATCCCGCTCGGCAAGATCAAGCCGGTCGATTAA